A region from the Vicinamibacterales bacterium genome encodes:
- the ubiE gene encoding bifunctional demethylmenaquinone methyltransferase/2-methoxy-6-polyprenyl-1,4-benzoquinol methylase UbiE codes for MSANVDKSPEKISGMFDAIAGRYDLLNTVLSGGLDRYWRRRAIATLKLTGRERLLDVCTGTADVALGAARKPAGAARVVGVDFSGAMLTHGLEKVRQAGLGARVHLIRGDAMGLPIAGASVDAATIAFGIRNVQRPAEACQELLRVLRPGGRLAILEFGLPVIPAVRPLYLWYFNHVLPRIGRAVSQHNAAYTYLPESVGTFQFGDEFARILTVTGFSQVSSRPLAFGIVYLYTGTKPSA; via the coding sequence ATGTCGGCTAACGTGGACAAGTCGCCCGAGAAGATCTCGGGCATGTTCGACGCCATTGCCGGGCGGTACGACCTCCTGAACACCGTGCTGTCGGGCGGCCTCGATCGCTATTGGCGCCGCCGCGCGATTGCCACCCTCAAGCTGACCGGGCGCGAGCGGCTGCTCGATGTGTGCACGGGGACCGCGGACGTGGCGCTGGGCGCCGCGCGCAAGCCGGCCGGGGCCGCGCGCGTGGTCGGCGTGGACTTCTCGGGCGCGATGCTGACGCACGGCCTCGAGAAGGTGCGGCAGGCGGGACTGGGAGCCCGCGTCCACCTCATTCGCGGCGACGCCATGGGGCTGCCGATCGCCGGCGCGTCGGTGGATGCCGCGACCATCGCGTTCGGCATTCGCAACGTGCAGCGTCCGGCCGAGGCCTGCCAGGAGTTGTTGAGGGTGCTGCGGCCCGGCGGCCGGCTGGCCATCCTCGAGTTTGGCTTGCCCGTGATTCCGGCGGTGCGCCCGCTGTATCTCTGGTACTTCAACCACGTGCTGCCGCGCATCGGCCGCGCCGTGTCTCAGCACAACGCCGCCTATACCTACCTGCCTGAGTCGGTCGGCACCTTCCAGTTCGGCGACGAATTCGCCCGCATCCTCACTGTCACAGGATTTTCACAGGTGAGCTCCCGGCCTTTGGCGTTCGGTATCGTCTATCTATATACGGGGACGAAACCGTCGGCTTGA
- the hfq gene encoding RNA chaperone Hfq yields the protein MSPLPEAKTGAPNIQDVFLNYARREKLPVTVHLLDGREFEARIKNFDRFALIVEHAGMDHLIFKHAIATIRTPRSVPNYFSSHHP from the coding sequence ATGTCGCCGCTACCTGAAGCCAAGACCGGCGCGCCGAACATTCAGGACGTCTTCCTGAACTATGCACGTCGCGAGAAACTGCCCGTCACCGTCCACCTGCTCGATGGACGCGAGTTCGAAGCCCGCATCAAGAACTTCGACCGCTTTGCCTTGATCGTCGAGCACGCGGGGATGGATCACCTGATCTTCAAGCACGCCATCGCGACGATCCGGACGCCCCGCAGCGTCCCGAATTACTTCTCGTCTCACCATCCCTGA
- a CDS encoding cell envelope integrity protein TolA produces MHFDFDDRYRDIEPVGSAINRRDGVAVSIIFHTALILVLLFLPQYWPDRSQEAQAVPPPQQRPENQPTFVFVQPKMDLPPTRQPERAEMSDVDRSARTPERVPEMTNPLPAARGNSTERTEASAEEKMRGEGPAPQPAPPAPAVETPPVSDPRTDPQMAMMQRPQQQPPAGGSLGEALKNLQKYVQNDSFNNQKGQTQEFGPLQFDTKGVEFGPWIRRFVSQVRRNWFVPYAAMTMRGRVVITFNVHRNGQLTDVTVLRPSEIESFNTAAVNALLASNPTTPLPPEYPDDKAFFTVTFFYNENPPGQ; encoded by the coding sequence ATGCACTTCGACTTCGACGATCGCTATCGCGACATCGAACCCGTCGGGTCGGCGATCAACCGGCGCGACGGCGTCGCCGTGTCGATCATTTTCCACACCGCCCTGATCCTCGTGCTGCTGTTCCTGCCCCAGTACTGGCCTGATCGATCTCAAGAGGCGCAGGCCGTTCCGCCGCCGCAACAGCGTCCGGAGAACCAGCCGACGTTCGTCTTCGTGCAGCCGAAGATGGATCTGCCGCCGACGCGGCAGCCGGAACGCGCCGAGATGTCGGACGTCGATCGCAGCGCGCGCACGCCCGAGCGCGTGCCGGAGATGACCAACCCGTTGCCCGCCGCGCGCGGTAACTCGACGGAACGCACGGAAGCCTCGGCTGAAGAGAAGATGCGCGGCGAGGGCCCCGCACCGCAACCGGCGCCGCCGGCCCCGGCCGTCGAAACCCCGCCGGTCTCCGATCCGCGGACCGACCCCCAAATGGCGATGATGCAGCGTCCGCAGCAGCAGCCGCCGGCCGGCGGGTCTCTCGGTGAAGCGCTGAAGAACCTCCAGAAGTACGTGCAGAACGATTCGTTCAACAACCAGAAGGGCCAGACGCAGGAGTTTGGCCCGCTGCAGTTCGATACCAAGGGCGTCGAGTTCGGGCCGTGGATCCGGCGGTTCGTGTCGCAGGTCCGCCGCAACTGGTTCGTGCCGTATGCCGCCATGACCATGCGCGGCCGGGTAGTGATCACCTTCAACGTGCACCGGAACGGCCAGTTGACCGACGTGACGGTGCTGCGCCCGTCAGAAATCGAGTCGTTCAACACGGCGGCGGTCAACGCGCTGCTCGCCTCGAACCCCACCACGCCGCTGCCGCCGGAGTATCCGGACGACAAGGCGTTCTTCACGGTCACCTTCTTCTACAACGAAAACCCTCCGGGCCAATAG
- the miaA gene encoding tRNA (adenosine(37)-N6)-dimethylallyltransferase MiaA, whose protein sequence is MKPLIAVLGPTATGKSALGIALAEWFGGEIINCDSTAVYRGFDIGTDKVPLAERCGIPHHLIDIADPTDEYTAAQFARDAAAAVRDIHARGRVPILVGGTGFYYRALTRGLFPGPGKDPELRARLEGIAAKRGVEALHRMVTRVDPESGRRIQPRDLKRLVRALEVYFQTGRPLTAHFEDTLSLLDPEVQVMPIGLRAPAEWLADRLARRVDAQFDAGLLDEIRALLAAGVPPEARPFGGLVYRQAMEHLQGKRDEAATRALIAQENRKYARRQLIWFRKEPNLVWFEGPGTNAEVQDSVINELTARGLLKDGKNVAAT, encoded by the coding sequence GTGAAACCACTCATCGCAGTTCTCGGACCCACGGCTACCGGCAAGAGCGCCCTGGGCATCGCGCTGGCCGAATGGTTCGGCGGTGAGATCATCAACTGCGATTCGACCGCGGTGTATCGCGGGTTCGACATCGGCACCGATAAGGTGCCGCTGGCCGAGCGGTGCGGCATCCCGCACCACCTGATCGACATCGCCGATCCCACCGACGAATACACCGCGGCGCAGTTTGCGCGCGATGCCGCGGCGGCGGTCCGCGACATCCACGCCCGCGGACGCGTGCCCATCCTGGTGGGCGGTACCGGTTTCTACTACCGGGCGCTGACGCGCGGCCTGTTCCCCGGGCCAGGCAAGGATCCGGAATTGCGCGCCCGGCTGGAAGGCATTGCGGCGAAGCGCGGCGTTGAAGCGCTGCACCGGATGGTGACGCGGGTGGATCCGGAATCGGGACGGCGGATCCAGCCTCGCGACCTGAAGCGGCTGGTGCGGGCGTTGGAAGTGTATTTCCAGACCGGCCGTCCGCTGACCGCCCACTTCGAAGACACCCTATCGCTGCTCGACCCAGAAGTGCAGGTGATGCCGATCGGGCTTCGGGCGCCGGCGGAGTGGCTCGCCGATCGACTGGCCCGGCGGGTCGATGCACAGTTCGACGCAGGACTGCTGGACGAGATCCGCGCGCTGCTGGCCGCCGGTGTCCCGCCGGAGGCGCGGCCGTTCGGGGGCCTCGTGTACCGACAGGCCATGGAGCACCTGCAGGGCAAACGCGACGAGGCGGCGACACGCGCGCTAATTGCGCAAGAGAACCGGAAATACGCGCGCCGGCAGTTGATCTGGTTCCGAAAAGAGCCTAACCTTGTCTGGTTTGAAGGCCCCGGCACTAACGCCGAAGTGCAGGACAGCGTGATTAACGAGCTGACCGCGCGGGGTCTTTTGAAGGACGGGAAAAATGTCGCCGCTACCTGA